One Methylosarcina fibrata AML-C10 DNA segment encodes these proteins:
- a CDS encoding alpha/beta hydrolase, with product MRLITSTAFLFLILSVPLVSAEPPPQNSPVRPEVPAGTRVYPDVSYVAGGHALQKLDLYLPEQGENLPLIIWIHGGAWRSGGKEQLQASQLLDFLADGYAIASVDYRLSQHATFPAQIQDCKAAVRWLRAHAERYGLDPDRFGAWGPSAGGHLVALLGTAGDVGEFETGENLNYSSRVQAVADFFGPTDFLQMDAHRLPEGLVHGLPDSPEARLVGGPIELNRDKVAKANPITYVSEDDPPFLIVHGDSDPLVPHHQSELLADALRKADVPVVFYTVKGGRHGGFSDPKVGQLVKDFFAEHLKPDGFLDEILKLFHWG from the coding sequence ATGAGATTAATAACCAGCACCGCGTTCCTCTTTCTGATTTTGAGCGTTCCTTTGGTCAGTGCGGAACCGCCGCCCCAAAATTCTCCGGTCAGGCCTGAAGTGCCCGCAGGAACCCGGGTTTATCCGGATGTTTCCTACGTGGCCGGCGGCCATGCACTGCAAAAACTGGACCTGTACCTGCCGGAACAGGGAGAAAATCTGCCTTTGATCATATGGATCCATGGCGGCGCCTGGAGGAGCGGCGGCAAGGAACAACTTCAGGCTTCTCAACTTCTCGATTTTCTGGCCGACGGCTATGCCATTGCCAGCGTCGATTACCGCTTGAGCCAGCACGCCACGTTTCCGGCTCAGATTCAGGATTGCAAGGCGGCGGTTCGCTGGTTGCGGGCCCATGCGGAGCGTTACGGTCTCGATCCGGACCGTTTCGGGGCGTGGGGGCCTTCCGCCGGCGGTCATCTCGTGGCGTTGCTGGGCACCGCCGGCGACGTCGGAGAGTTCGAAACCGGGGAAAATTTAAACTATTCAAGCCGGGTCCAGGCGGTTGCCGATTTTTTCGGTCCCACCGATTTTCTGCAGATGGACGCGCACCGGTTGCCTGAAGGGCTGGTGCACGGGCTGCCCGATTCGCCCGAAGCCCGTCTGGTCGGAGGGCCGATCGAGCTCAACCGGGATAAAGTGGCAAAAGCCAATCCCATTACTTATGTCAGCGAAGACGACCCGCCCTTTCTGATCGTCCATGGCGACTCCGATCCCCTCGTGCCGCACCATCAGAGCGAACTGCTCGCCGATGCCTTGCGAAAAGCCGACGTTCCGGTCGTTTTTTATACGGTCAAGGGAGGCAGGCACGGCGGGTTCAGTGATCCGAAGGTCGGGCAACTGGTCAAGGACTTCTTTGCCGAACATCTTAAGCCGGACGGATTTCTGGATGAAATTTTAAAGCTCTTTCACTGGGGATGA
- a CDS encoding septal ring lytic transglycosylase RlpA family protein: MSAKAEQNKKHGISNRHRYSKASWYGSRFHGKKTASGQPFNMYAMSAAHKTLPLLSYAKVTNPKNHRSVIVRITDRGPFHGHREMDLSYAAARKLGIRGIAAVAITPLNRQEALSQLSKNNNAG, translated from the coding sequence ATGTCTGCAAAAGCCGAGCAGAATAAAAAACACGGGATTTCCAACAGACATCGTTACAGCAAGGCGTCGTGGTACGGTTCCAGGTTTCACGGCAAAAAGACCGCGAGCGGCCAGCCTTTCAACATGTATGCGATGAGTGCGGCGCACAAGACGCTGCCTCTGTTGTCCTACGCCAAGGTAACCAACCCGAAAAACCACCGCAGCGTCATCGTCAGGATTACCGACCGCGGCCCGTTCCACGGGCATCGGGAAATGGATTTATCCTACGCCGCCGCCAGAAAACTGGGCATTCGCGGAATAGCAGCGGTCGCCATCACCCCACTCAACCGCCAGGAAGCCTTGTCGCAGTTGAGCAAAAATAACAACGCCGGTTAA